A stretch of the Neisseria sp. DTU_2020_1000833_1_SI_GRL_NUU_006 genome encodes the following:
- a CDS encoding MFS transporter, with amino-acid sequence MSLKKDNLNFPTSRRFAPLFGTQFLGAFNDNMFKTALFVMISFYGLGKNNFLPASQMLNLGALLFILPYFLFSALSGQLSTKFDKAVLARWIKVLEIVIMAVAAFGFYIQSAPLLLVCLFCMGAQSTLFGPLKYAILPDYLNDKELIMGNSLIESGTFIAILFGQILGTSVAGLPPSLVGILVLLVAIGGTLTSFFMPNVPAKAPNTKIEWNIVKGTHALLRETAQYDSVFTSIIGISWFWFIGSVYTTQLPTFTQIHLGGNDNVFNLMLALFSIGIAAGSVLCAKLSHERLLLGLVTVGTTGLTVFGLILVWLTQGQRFTELNGITWFLSQGMAYPVMLVMTLIGFFGGFFSVPLYTWLQTASSESFRAHAVAANNIINGVFMVSAAILSAVLLMLFDSISLLYLIVAIGNIPLIVYLIQREPRFLNDMGKIFHNIGKR; translated from the coding sequence ATGAGCCTCAAAAAAGACAATCTGAATTTCCCGACCAGCCGCCGTTTCGCCCCATTATTCGGCACACAGTTTCTGGGCGCGTTCAACGACAATATGTTCAAAACCGCGCTGTTTGTGATGATCAGCTTCTACGGTTTGGGCAAAAACAACTTCCTGCCCGCCAGCCAAATGCTGAACTTGGGCGCATTGCTGTTTATCCTGCCGTATTTCCTGTTTTCCGCGCTGTCGGGACAGCTGAGCACCAAATTCGACAAAGCCGTCTTGGCGCGATGGATCAAAGTATTGGAAATCGTCATCATGGCGGTGGCGGCGTTCGGCTTTTATATCCAGTCCGCCCCGCTGCTCTTGGTCTGCCTGTTCTGCATGGGCGCTCAATCGACGTTGTTCGGCCCGCTGAAATACGCCATCCTGCCCGATTACCTCAACGACAAAGAGCTGATTATGGGCAACAGCCTGATCGAATCGGGAACGTTCATCGCCATTTTGTTCGGTCAGATTTTAGGCACGTCCGTCGCAGGCTTGCCGCCCTCCCTCGTCGGCATCTTAGTATTGCTCGTCGCCATCGGCGGCACGCTGACCAGCTTCTTCATGCCTAACGTCCCCGCCAAAGCCCCCAACACGAAAATCGAATGGAACATCGTCAAAGGTACGCACGCGCTCCTGCGCGAAACCGCGCAATATGATTCCGTCTTCACATCCATCATCGGCATTTCATGGTTTTGGTTTATCGGCTCGGTTTACACCACCCAACTGCCGACCTTCACGCAAATCCATTTGGGCGGCAACGACAACGTCTTCAACCTCATGCTCGCCCTATTCTCCATCGGCATCGCCGCCGGCTCGGTGTTGTGCGCCAAACTCAGCCACGAACGCCTGCTCTTGGGCTTGGTAACCGTCGGCACGACCGGTTTGACCGTATTCGGCTTGATTTTGGTATGGCTGACCCAAGGACAACGCTTTACCGAACTCAACGGCATCACCTGGTTCCTGTCGCAAGGCATGGCGTATCCCGTCATGCTCGTCATGACGCTGATCGGCTTCTTCGGCGGCTTCTTCTCCGTCCCGCTCTACACTTGGCTGCAAACCGCCAGCAGCGAATCTTTCCGCGCCCACGCCGTCGCCGCCAACAACATTATCAATGGCGTGTTCATGGTATCGGCTGCCATTTTAAGCGCGGTACTCTTGATGCTGTTCGACAGCATTTCCCTGCTTTACCTGATCGTCGCCATCGGCAATATCCCCTTGATTGTTTACCTGATCCAGCGCGAACCCCGTTTCTTAAACGATATGGGCAAGATATTTCACAATATCGGCAAACGGTAA
- the ccoS gene encoding cbb3-type cytochrome oxidase assembly protein CcoS: MESMFILVPISIILAFAIGYFFWWSGKNGQFDDLEGPAHRILMDDDSTDKLLENEIEKEEQESEK; the protein is encoded by the coding sequence ATGGAAAGTATGTTTATCTTAGTGCCCATCAGCATTATTTTGGCGTTTGCCATCGGCTATTTTTTCTGGTGGTCGGGCAAAAACGGACAGTTTGACGACCTCGAAGGTCCGGCACACCGCATTCTGATGGACGACGATTCCACCGACAAGCTGCTTGAAAACGAAATAGAAAAAGAAGAACAAGAATCCGAAAAATGA
- a CDS encoding acetate kinase — translation MTQKLILVLNCGSSSLKGAVLDNDSGEVLLSCLAEKLNLPDAYITFKVNGEKHKVDLSAKPDHTGAVEALMEELKAHGLDSRIGAIGHRVVSGGELYSESILVDDEVIAGIEKCIPLAPLHNPAHLLGLRAAQSIFKDLPNVVVFDTAFHQTMPEHAYTYAIPHELYEKYGLRRYGAHGTSYRYVSDETARFLGKDKKDLRMVIAHLGNGASITAVANGESRDTSMGLTPLEGLVMGTRSGDIDPAVFGFLAENANMTITQITDMLNKKSGLLGLSGLSNDCRTIEEESGKGHPGAKLALDVFIYRLAKYIGSMAVAAGGLDVLVFTGGIGENSDIIRERVLGYLGFLGLKADHEANLKARFGNAGVITTADSAAVAVVIPTNEELMIAHDTARLSGL, via the coding sequence ATGACCCAAAAACTCATCTTAGTTTTGAACTGCGGCAGCTCATCCCTCAAAGGCGCCGTACTGGATAACGACAGCGGCGAAGTCCTGCTCAGCTGCCTTGCCGAAAAACTCAACCTGCCCGACGCTTACATCACGTTCAAAGTAAACGGCGAAAAACACAAAGTCGACCTGTCTGCCAAGCCCGACCACACCGGCGCAGTTGAAGCCCTGATGGAAGAACTCAAAGCCCACGGCCTCGACAGCCGCATCGGCGCCATCGGCCACCGCGTCGTCAGCGGCGGCGAACTGTACAGCGAATCCATCCTCGTTGACGACGAAGTCATCGCCGGCATCGAAAAATGTATCCCGCTCGCCCCGCTGCACAACCCCGCGCACCTCTTGGGCCTGCGTGCCGCACAAAGCATTTTCAAAGACCTGCCCAACGTCGTCGTTTTCGACACCGCCTTCCACCAAACCATGCCGGAACACGCCTACACATACGCGATTCCGCATGAACTGTATGAAAAATACGGCTTGCGCCGCTACGGCGCACACGGTACCAGCTACCGCTACGTTTCTGATGAAACCGCCCGTTTCCTCGGCAAAGATAAAAAAGACCTGCGCATGGTGATTGCACACTTGGGTAACGGCGCGTCCATTACCGCCGTCGCCAACGGAGAATCACGCGATACCAGCATGGGACTGACCCCGCTGGAAGGCCTCGTGATGGGTACGCGCAGCGGCGACATCGATCCCGCAGTCTTCGGCTTCCTCGCTGAAAACGCCAACATGACCATCACCCAAATCACCGACATGCTGAACAAAAAATCCGGCCTGCTCGGCTTGTCCGGCCTGTCCAACGACTGCCGTACCATCGAAGAAGAATCCGGCAAAGGCCATCCCGGCGCGAAACTCGCCCTGGACGTCTTCATCTACCGCCTCGCTAAATACATCGGTAGCATGGCTGTGGCAGCCGGCGGTCTGGACGTGCTCGTCTTCACCGGCGGTATCGGCGAAAACTCCGACATCATCCGCGAGCGCGTACTCGGCTACTTGGGCTTCCTCGGTCTGAAAGCCGACCACGAAGCCAACCTGAAAGCCCGCTTCGGTAACGCCGGCGTGATTACGACTGCCGACAGCGCAGCCGTCGCCGTTGTTATCCCGACCAACGAAGAATTGATGATTGCACACGATACCGCCCGTCTGAGCGGCCTGTAA
- the recN gene encoding DNA repair protein RecN: MLLALSLRDFVIVENLNLDFQSGFTVLTGETGAGKSITLDAIGLLLGDKADYSQVRSGAKEAQLSALFDISLLPDLKAQLQEQGFLDEDAEELSIRRIIDAKGKSRSFINNQAATLAQLKAVGGQLIDIHGQNAHHSLNQESAQRELLDAFAGSKAQAETVRQLYQNWVNAKKALQEAQEHAETIIIERERLEWQFNELNQLDVKQGEWEALSQSHDSLAHSAELLQAAEEVGDYIDGDNGIQRQIYQCQKLLTNLQNIEPRFAESLNMLASIEAELGEISANMRDVAGRSDIDPNELAAQEQRMGELMGMARKYRIEPEALPQKLAEIDERLQSLQAAADLEALTQTVARNLAEYQEAAHVLSAMRHQAAGRLGEETTGHMQHLAMKGARFDIVLLPSSPTAHGLEQVQFQVAANKGNPSRPLNKVASGGELARISLALQVVTSQYTQVPTLIFDEVDTGIGGGVAEMVGKALRALGKKHQVLAVTHLPQVASCGENHWQVRKHSEGEQTVSEISVLDHQQRIEEIARMLGGEIITDTTRSHAAELISLAAA, encoded by the coding sequence ATGCTGTTGGCACTTTCCCTGCGCGATTTTGTCATTGTTGAAAACCTCAATCTGGATTTCCAAAGCGGTTTTACCGTCTTGACCGGAGAAACGGGCGCGGGCAAATCGATTACGCTGGACGCAATAGGGCTTTTGTTGGGCGATAAGGCCGATTACAGCCAAGTCCGCAGTGGCGCGAAGGAAGCGCAATTGTCGGCATTGTTTGACATCAGCCTTTTGCCCGATCTCAAAGCCCAATTGCAGGAGCAGGGTTTTTTAGACGAAGACGCGGAAGAACTCAGCATCCGCCGCATCATCGACGCCAAAGGAAAAAGCCGCAGCTTTATCAATAATCAGGCAGCCACGTTGGCGCAGCTTAAAGCCGTCGGCGGGCAGCTTATCGACATCCACGGGCAAAACGCCCACCATTCCCTCAATCAAGAATCTGCCCAGCGCGAATTGTTGGACGCATTTGCGGGCAGCAAAGCACAGGCGGAAACCGTCAGACAGCTTTATCAAAACTGGGTCAATGCTAAAAAAGCCCTCCAAGAGGCGCAGGAACACGCCGAGACCATCATTATCGAGCGTGAGCGTTTGGAATGGCAGTTCAACGAATTGAACCAGTTGGACGTCAAACAAGGCGAATGGGAAGCCCTCAGCCAAAGCCACGACAGCCTTGCCCATTCTGCCGAGCTGTTGCAGGCTGCCGAAGAAGTCGGCGACTACATCGATGGCGACAACGGCATCCAACGTCAAATTTATCAATGCCAAAAGCTGTTGACCAATCTGCAAAACATTGAGCCGCGCTTTGCCGAAAGCCTGAATATGCTGGCGAGCATTGAAGCCGAATTGGGCGAAATCAGTGCCAATATGCGCGACGTCGCAGGCCGCAGCGACATCGATCCCAACGAATTGGCGGCGCAGGAGCAGCGCATGGGCGAGCTGATGGGGATGGCGCGGAAATACCGCATCGAGCCTGAAGCCCTGCCGCAAAAGCTGGCTGAAATCGACGAACGCTTGCAAAGCCTGCAAGCTGCTGCCGATTTGGAAGCGTTGACGCAAACCGTTGCCCGCAACCTTGCCGAATATCAGGAAGCCGCCCATGTTCTTTCCGCCATGCGCCATCAGGCGGCGGGCAGGTTGGGCGAGGAAACGACCGGACATATGCAGCATCTCGCCATGAAAGGCGCGCGTTTCGACATCGTCCTGCTGCCGTCTTCCCCCACTGCGCACGGTTTGGAGCAGGTACAGTTTCAAGTTGCCGCCAACAAAGGCAATCCGTCCCGTCCGTTGAACAAAGTCGCGTCCGGCGGCGAACTTGCCCGCATCAGCCTTGCCTTGCAGGTGGTTACCAGCCAATACACGCAAGTCCCTACGCTGATTTTTGACGAAGTCGATACCGGTATCGGCGGCGGCGTGGCAGAAATGGTCGGCAAAGCTCTGCGTGCTTTAGGTAAAAAACATCAGGTGCTCGCCGTGACCCACCTGCCGCAAGTCGCTTCCTGCGGTGAAAACCATTGGCAGGTGCGCAAACACAGCGAAGGCGAACAAACTGTCAGCGAAATCAGCGTGTTGGACCATCAGCAGCGTATCGAAGAAATCGCCCGTATGCTTGGCGGCGAAATCATTACCGACACGACCCGCAGCCACGCGGCAGAGTTAATCAGCCTTGCCGCCGCTTAA
- the gshB gene encoding glutathione synthase: protein MKVLFIADPMASFKTYKDTTYAMMREMAKRGWQLFHTLSGELSVQQGLVTAQAAPFEFLGAKSDDDHEWFKAADKVQTTLKDFDAVIMRTDPPFDMQYLYATQFLTLAEQQGAKVFNSGQAMRDFNEKLAILNFSQFTAPTLVTTRSADVRAFLKEHGDIIIKPLDGMGGMGIFRLTEKDPNIGSILETLMQLDSRTIMAQRYIPEIVHGDKRILIIGGEVVPYALARIPQNGETRGNLAAGGRGVAQELSERDREIAETLAPELKRRGILLAGLDVIGSNLTEVNVTSPTGFQEIMKQKNFDVAAMFADAVEAWSKQ, encoded by the coding sequence ATGAAAGTCCTGTTTATTGCCGATCCGATGGCAAGTTTCAAAACCTACAAAGACACCACCTACGCCATGATGCGCGAGATGGCAAAACGCGGCTGGCAGCTTTTCCATACCTTGAGCGGCGAGTTGTCCGTACAGCAAGGATTGGTGACGGCTCAGGCTGCGCCGTTTGAGTTTCTCGGTGCAAAAAGCGACGATGACCATGAATGGTTTAAAGCGGCAGACAAAGTTCAGACGACCTTGAAAGACTTCGATGCCGTCATTATGCGCACCGACCCACCGTTCGATATGCAATACCTCTACGCCACCCAATTCCTGACGCTGGCGGAACAGCAGGGCGCGAAGGTCTTTAACAGCGGGCAGGCGATGCGCGACTTCAATGAAAAACTGGCGATTTTGAATTTCAGCCAGTTCACCGCGCCTACGCTGGTTACGACCCGTTCCGCCGATGTCCGCGCATTTTTGAAAGAACACGGCGACATCATCATCAAACCGTTGGACGGCATGGGCGGCATGGGTATTTTCCGCCTGACCGAAAAAGACCCAAACATCGGCAGCATCCTCGAAACCCTGATGCAGCTTGATTCCCGCACCATCATGGCACAACGCTACATTCCCGAAATCGTCCACGGCGACAAACGCATCCTGATTATCGGCGGCGAAGTCGTCCCCTATGCTTTGGCGCGTATTCCGCAAAACGGCGAAACACGCGGCAATCTGGCGGCAGGCGGGCGCGGCGTGGCGCAGGAATTGAGCGAACGCGACCGAGAAATCGCCGAAACCCTCGCCCCCGAACTCAAACGCCGCGGTATCTTGCTGGCAGGTTTGGACGTCATCGGCAGCAACCTGACCGAAGTCAACGTGACCAGCCCGACCGGTTTCCAAGAAATCATGAAACAAAAAAACTTCGATGTCGCCGCGATGTTTGCCGACGCTGTCGAAGCTTGGTCCAAACAATAA
- a CDS encoding diacylglycerol kinase gives MKPSSYAADKKGKSGIKRIINAFGYSKDGLAAAYRYESAFRQVLWLNLILIVLTFILNFDSATKMLLIIASFVSLITELFNTAVEAAVDHTSTEKHELAKRAKDAGSAAQLLALTMLGIVWAIALWHGYV, from the coding sequence ATGAAACCATCTTCTTACGCTGCCGATAAAAAAGGCAAAAGCGGCATCAAACGCATCATCAACGCATTCGGCTATTCCAAAGACGGGCTTGCCGCCGCCTACCGCTATGAAAGCGCGTTCCGCCAAGTATTGTGGCTGAACCTGATTTTGATTGTCTTGACCTTCATCCTCAATTTCGACTCCGCGACCAAAATGCTGCTGATTATTGCGTCGTTTGTTTCGCTGATTACCGAATTGTTCAATACCGCCGTCGAAGCCGCCGTTGACCACACTTCCACCGAAAAACACGAATTGGCAAAACGCGCCAAAGATGCCGGCTCCGCCGCGCAATTGCTCGCTTTGACGATGCTGGGTATCGTGTGGGCGATCGCATTGTGGCACGGGTATGTTTAA
- a CDS encoding copper chaperone PCu(A)C, with translation MKKLLATLIAAGLVSTASAAGVHVEDGWARATVEGMKMGGAFMKIHNDEAKQDFLVGGSSPVADRVEVHTHVNDNGVMRMREVKGGVPLEAKGVTELKPGSYHVMFMGLKKPLKEGEKVPVTLKFKNAKPQTVQLEVKTAPQSGMDHSHGHDHGGAHQH, from the coding sequence ATGAAAAAATTATTGGCAACCCTGATCGCAGCAGGTTTGGTATCCACCGCTTCCGCAGCCGGTGTTCACGTTGAAGACGGTTGGGCGCGTGCCACCGTCGAAGGCATGAAAATGGGCGGCGCGTTCATGAAGATCCACAACGATGAAGCCAAACAAGACTTCTTGGTCGGCGGCAGCAGCCCGGTAGCCGACCGCGTTGAAGTGCATACCCATGTCAACGACAACGGCGTGATGCGCATGCGCGAAGTCAAAGGTGGTGTTCCGCTGGAGGCAAAAGGCGTAACCGAGCTGAAACCGGGCAGCTACCACGTTATGTTCATGGGTCTGAAAAAACCGCTGAAAGAAGGCGAAAAAGTACCGGTTACCCTGAAATTCAAAAATGCCAAACCTCAAACCGTACAACTGGAAGTGAAAACTGCGCCGCAATCCGGTATGGATCACAGCCATGGTCATGACCACGGTGGCGCGCATCAACACTAA
- the mnmA gene encoding tRNA 2-thiouridine(34) synthase MnmA, translated as MDITQQPSNIIVGLSGGVDSSVTAALLKQQGYQVRGVFMQNWEDDDNDEYCSIKQDSFDAIAVADIIGIDIDIVNFAAQYKDNVFAYFLKEYSAGRTPNPDVLCNAEIKFKCFLDYAIEQGADTIATGHYARKEVRNGTHYLLKGLDQNKDQSYFLYRLKPFQLERAIFPLGDLEKPEVRRLAAEFNLPTAAKKDSTGICFIGERPFREFLQKYLPTNNGKMVTPEGKNVGEHVGLMFYTLGQRKGLGIGGAGEPWFVAAKDLTKNELIVVQGHDHPLLYTRSLIMNDLSFTLPARPKEGRYTCKTRYRMADAPCELRYLDDDTVELVFDEPQWAVTPGQSAVLYDGDVCLGGGIIMSTDKPVIITA; from the coding sequence ATGGACATTACTCAACAACCTTCAAACATCATCGTCGGGCTCTCCGGCGGTGTCGATTCCTCCGTAACCGCCGCCTTGCTCAAACAGCAGGGTTATCAAGTGCGCGGTGTGTTTATGCAAAACTGGGAGGACGACGACAATGACGAATATTGCAGCATCAAGCAAGACTCTTTCGATGCCATTGCCGTCGCCGACATCATCGGCATAGACATCGACATCGTCAATTTTGCCGCCCAATACAAAGACAACGTATTCGCCTATTTCCTCAAAGAATACAGCGCGGGGCGCACGCCGAATCCGGATGTGTTGTGTAACGCCGAAATCAAATTCAAATGCTTTTTGGACTATGCCATAGAGCAGGGCGCGGATACCATTGCCACCGGGCATTATGCGCGTAAAGAAGTCCGCAACGGCACTCATTACCTGCTCAAAGGTTTGGATCAAAACAAAGACCAAAGCTATTTCCTCTACCGCCTCAAGCCTTTCCAACTCGAACGCGCGATTTTCCCGTTGGGCGATTTGGAAAAACCTGAAGTCCGCCGCCTTGCCGCCGAATTTAATTTGCCGACCGCCGCCAAAAAAGACAGTACCGGCATCTGCTTCATCGGCGAACGTCCGTTCCGCGAGTTCCTGCAAAAATACCTGCCGACCAACAACGGCAAAATGGTCACGCCCGAAGGCAAAAACGTCGGCGAACACGTCGGGCTGATGTTCTACACGCTCGGACAGCGCAAAGGATTGGGCATCGGCGGCGCGGGCGAGCCGTGGTTTGTCGCCGCGAAGGATTTGACGAAAAACGAACTCATCGTCGTACAAGGTCATGACCATCCGCTGCTCTATACCCGCAGCCTCATCATGAACGATTTGAGTTTCACCCTGCCCGCACGTCCGAAAGAAGGGCGCTACACCTGCAAAACCCGCTACCGCATGGCGGATGCGCCCTGCGAATTGCGTTATCTCGATGATGACACGGTCGAGCTGGTGTTCGACGAACCACAATGGGCGGTAACGCCCGGTCAATCTGCCGTGCTGTACGACGGCGACGTCTGCTTGGGCGGCGGCATTATCATGTCCACAGATAAGCCCGTCATTATTACCGCTTGA
- a CDS encoding AMP-binding protein: MEKLWLNSYEQGVNAEIDITQYSSISDVFRQSVEKFAHQPAFQNMGKTLTYAEVGKLAENFASYLQNVLKLPRGERVAIMLPNLLQYPIALFGILQAGLVAVNTNPLYTPRELEHQLKDSGATTIIVLENFANTLELVLPRTQIKHVIVASVGEMFGFFKGTLMNFVLRKIKKMVPEYRISGAIPFQTTLKEGAAHTFRPVTLTREDTALLQYTGGTTGVAKGAVLSHGNICANMLQAKEWIKNQLREGKETVIAALPLYHIFALTVNLMIFTNAGSKIILITNPRDMKGFIGELKKERISVFIGVNTLFNGMVNQPDFATVDFSNLRLTLGGGMATQKAVAEKWKKITGTPIVEAYGLTEASPGVCCNPLNIETYSGGIGLPVPSTEVELRDANGKEVGIGQPGELWVRGPQVMKGYWNRPEETAKTIDARGFLETGDIAVMDEKGWLKLVDRKKDIIVVSGFNVYPNEIEEVVSHNDKVMEVACIGVPNEKTGEALKVFVVKKDPSLTKEELIAFCRSELTAYKVPKDIEFRDELPKSNVGKILRRELREQAQNK; the protein is encoded by the coding sequence ATGGAAAAACTCTGGCTCAACAGCTACGAACAAGGCGTCAATGCCGAAATCGACATCACGCAATACAGCTCTATCAGCGACGTATTCCGTCAAAGCGTTGAAAAATTCGCGCATCAACCCGCGTTTCAAAACATGGGCAAAACGCTCACTTACGCCGAGGTCGGCAAGCTGGCGGAAAATTTTGCTTCCTATCTGCAAAACGTCCTGAAGCTGCCGCGCGGCGAGCGCGTGGCGATTATGCTGCCCAACCTGCTGCAATACCCGATTGCACTTTTTGGCATCCTGCAAGCGGGGCTGGTGGCGGTAAACACCAATCCGCTCTACACCCCGCGCGAGCTGGAGCATCAGTTGAAAGACAGCGGCGCGACCACCATCATCGTTCTGGAAAATTTTGCCAACACGCTGGAGCTGGTGCTGCCACGCACGCAAATCAAACACGTCATCGTCGCTTCTGTCGGAGAAATGTTCGGTTTCTTCAAAGGCACGCTGATGAATTTCGTGCTGCGCAAAATCAAAAAAATGGTGCCCGAATACCGTATTTCCGGTGCTATCCCTTTTCAGACGACCCTGAAAGAAGGTGCGGCACATACCTTCCGCCCCGTTACCCTGACCCGCGAAGATACCGCGCTGTTGCAATACACGGGCGGCACGACCGGTGTGGCAAAAGGTGCCGTCCTCAGCCACGGCAACATCTGCGCCAATATGCTTCAGGCGAAAGAATGGATTAAAAACCAACTGCGCGAAGGCAAAGAAACCGTCATCGCCGCGCTGCCGCTTTACCACATCTTCGCCCTGACGGTGAACCTGATGATTTTCACCAACGCCGGTTCCAAAATCATCCTGATTACCAACCCGCGCGACATGAAAGGCTTTATCGGCGAACTCAAAAAAGAGCGCATCAGCGTCTTCATCGGCGTGAACACCCTGTTTAACGGCATGGTCAACCAACCTGATTTCGCCACCGTCGATTTCTCCAACCTGCGCCTGACTTTGGGCGGCGGCATGGCGACTCAAAAAGCCGTCGCCGAAAAATGGAAAAAAATCACCGGTACGCCCATTGTCGAAGCCTACGGTCTGACCGAAGCCAGCCCCGGCGTGTGCTGCAACCCGCTCAATATCGAAACGTATAGCGGCGGCATCGGACTGCCCGTTCCCTCCACCGAAGTCGAATTGCGAGATGCGAACGGCAAAGAAGTCGGCATCGGACAGCCGGGCGAACTTTGGGTGCGCGGCCCGCAAGTGATGAAAGGCTACTGGAACCGTCCCGAAGAAACCGCTAAAACCATAGACGCGCGCGGCTTTTTGGAAACCGGCGACATCGCCGTCATGGACGAAAAAGGCTGGCTGAAACTGGTTGACCGCAAAAAAGACATTATCGTCGTTTCCGGTTTCAACGTTTACCCGAACGAAATCGAAGAAGTCGTGTCGCACAACGATAAAGTCATGGAAGTCGCCTGTATCGGCGTGCCCAACGAAAAAACAGGCGAAGCCCTCAAAGTCTTCGTCGTCAAAAAAGACCCGAGCCTCACCAAAGAAGAACTCATCGCATTCTGCCGCTCCGAGCTGACTGCTTATAAAGTGCCGAAAGACATCGAGTTCCGCGACGAATTGCCCAAGTCCAACGTTGGCAAAATCCTGCGCCGCGAGCTTCGCGAACAAGCGCAAAACAAATAA
- a CDS encoding PhoH family protein — protein sequence MTHTVHLQFEDIDNTVLQRLCGALDGNLEALGKALDIQISRRFEHFTFMGELAHAGRRALLALAEAAEQGDLDDNAIRLAAVEAKTADEKHKEKHHDQQYYFRTKRGSIGGRTPRQNGYIRALLNHDVVFGLGPAGTGKTYLAVAAAVDAMEKHQIERIVLVRPAVEAGEKLGFLPGDLAQKVDPYLRPLYDALYELMGFDRVTKLMEKGLIEIAPLAYMRGRTLNGAYVILDEAQNTTPEQMKMFLTRIGFGAKAVITGDISQIDLPRNIKSGLKDAREKLRDVEGLYFHTFTSEDVVRHPLVQKIVEAYEAAEEQAERSSTAER from the coding sequence ATGACCCATACCGTCCATCTTCAATTTGAAGACATCGACAACACCGTCCTCCAACGCCTCTGCGGCGCGCTCGACGGCAACCTCGAAGCCTTGGGCAAAGCCCTCGACATCCAAATCAGCCGCCGCTTCGAACATTTCACCTTCATGGGCGAACTCGCCCACGCCGGCCGCCGCGCCTTGCTCGCGCTTGCCGAAGCCGCCGAACAAGGCGATTTGGACGACAACGCCATCCGCCTTGCCGCCGTCGAAGCCAAAACCGCCGACGAAAAACACAAAGAAAAACACCACGACCAACAATATTATTTCCGCACCAAACGCGGCAGCATAGGCGGACGCACCCCGCGCCAAAACGGCTACATCCGCGCGCTGTTGAACCACGACGTCGTCTTCGGGTTGGGTCCCGCGGGTACGGGCAAAACCTATCTCGCCGTCGCCGCAGCCGTCGATGCCATGGAAAAACACCAAATTGAACGCATCGTCCTCGTCCGCCCCGCCGTCGAAGCAGGCGAAAAACTCGGCTTCCTGCCCGGCGATTTGGCGCAAAAAGTCGACCCCTACCTGCGTCCGCTCTACGACGCGCTCTACGAGCTGATGGGCTTCGACCGCGTGACCAAACTCATGGAAAAAGGCCTGATCGAAATCGCCCCGCTCGCCTACATGCGCGGCCGCACGCTCAACGGCGCGTATGTGATTTTGGACGAAGCGCAAAACACCACGCCCGAACAAATGAAAATGTTCCTGACCCGTATCGGCTTCGGCGCGAAAGCCGTCATTACCGGCGACATCAGCCAAATCGACCTTCCGCGCAACATCAAATCCGGCCTGAAAGACGCCCGCGAAAAACTGCGCGACGTAGAAGGGCTGTATTTCCACACCTTCACTAGCGAAGACGTCGTCCGCCATCCGCTGGTACAGAAAATTGTGGAAGCGTATGAAGCGGCAGAAGAGCAGGCTGAAAGAAGCAGCACCGCCGAACGGTAA